A single genomic interval of halophilic archaeon DL31 harbors:
- a CDS encoding UvrABC system protein C (SMART: Excinuclease ABC, C subunit, N-terminal; Helix-hairpin-helix DNA-binding motif, class 1~TIGRFAM: Excinuclease ABC, C subunit~KEGG: hbo:Hbor_02350 excinuclease ABC subunit C~HAMAP: UvrABC system protein C~PFAM: Excinuclease ABC, C subunit, C-terminal; Excinuclease ABC, C subunit, N-terminal; Helix-hairpin-helix motif), producing MDASSVRERADALPRDPGIYQFLERDGDTESVLYVGKAVNIRDRVRSYADPRSQRIRKMVRRADAIDIAVTDTETQALLLEANLIKRHQPRYNVRLKDDKSYPLVQLTDHAYPRIEITRDPDDAATVFGPYTRKDAVETVVKALRATYGLRGCSDYKFEGRDRPCLDHEMGLCSAPCVDAIDEAAYSEDIQSAIRFFEGETGVLAEPLEREMEAAAQQAEFERAANARDRLEVVEAFHGGGGEAVSSPGHRREVDVLAAVVNGDSATVARLHASGGQLVDRTRHRLDAPEGEDRVATLLSAFLTQYYAERELPDAILLAERPDDPDVLEWLDAAGVEVSVPGAGREGKLVELALKNARNEVGRDDEIGALADALSIPRPERIEGFDVSHAHGKAVVGSDVCFVGGSPEKSGYRRKKLTERNDDYANMRELVRWRAERAIEGRDDRPDPDLLLIDGGEGQLGAALDALAETGWDIPCIGIAKAEELVITESGVENWNESAPHLHLLQRVRDESHRFAVQYHQSIRDDVKTALDEVSGVGAETRKRLLRRFGSVDAVREASEDDLQDVSGVGEKTAERILRRL from the coding sequence ATGGACGCGAGCAGTGTGCGTGAGCGCGCAGATGCCCTCCCGCGTGACCCCGGGATCTACCAGTTCCTGGAGCGCGACGGTGACACGGAGTCGGTGCTCTACGTCGGGAAAGCCGTCAACATCCGTGATCGAGTGCGCTCCTACGCCGACCCACGCAGCCAGCGCATCCGGAAGATGGTGCGCCGGGCCGACGCGATCGACATCGCTGTCACCGACACCGAGACGCAGGCGCTGCTGCTCGAAGCGAACCTCATCAAGCGCCACCAGCCCCGCTACAACGTCCGACTGAAAGACGACAAATCCTACCCGCTTGTCCAACTCACTGACCACGCCTACCCACGCATCGAGATTACCCGAGACCCCGACGATGCGGCGACGGTGTTCGGCCCCTACACGCGGAAGGACGCCGTCGAGACGGTGGTGAAGGCGCTCCGGGCGACCTACGGCCTGCGGGGCTGCTCGGACTACAAGTTCGAGGGTCGGGACCGGCCCTGTCTCGACCACGAGATGGGCCTCTGTTCGGCGCCCTGCGTCGACGCCATCGACGAGGCGGCGTATTCTGAAGATATCCAGAGCGCTATCCGCTTCTTCGAGGGCGAGACGGGCGTGCTCGCCGAGCCGTTGGAGCGAGAGATGGAAGCCGCCGCACAGCAGGCCGAGTTCGAGAGAGCAGCGAACGCTCGCGACCGCCTGGAGGTGGTCGAGGCGTTCCACGGTGGCGGCGGTGAAGCCGTCTCCTCGCCGGGCCACCGCCGCGAGGTCGACGTGCTCGCGGCCGTCGTCAACGGCGACTCGGCAACCGTTGCGCGACTCCACGCCAGCGGCGGGCAACTGGTCGATCGGACCCGCCACCGCCTTGACGCGCCAGAGGGCGAGGACCGCGTCGCAACCCTCCTCTCGGCGTTCCTCACCCAGTACTACGCCGAGCGCGAGCTCCCCGACGCAATTCTCCTGGCCGAGCGCCCGGACGACCCGGACGTACTCGAGTGGCTGGACGCTGCCGGCGTCGAGGTCTCGGTCCCGGGTGCCGGCCGGGAAGGGAAACTGGTCGAGTTGGCGCTCAAAAATGCCCGAAACGAGGTTGGGCGGGACGACGAAATCGGTGCGCTCGCCGACGCGCTCTCGATACCCCGACCAGAGCGAATCGAGGGGTTCGACGTGAGTCATGCCCACGGAAAGGCCGTCGTCGGCAGCGACGTGTGTTTCGTGGGCGGGAGTCCCGAGAAGAGTGGGTATCGACGAAAGAAGCTGACCGAGCGAAACGACGACTACGCCAACATGCGTGAACTGGTGCGCTGGCGGGCCGAGCGCGCAATCGAGGGCCGTGACGACAGACCCGACCCAGACCTCCTGCTCATCGACGGTGGCGAGGGGCAACTCGGTGCCGCGTTGGACGCACTCGCAGAGACGGGCTGGGACATTCCCTGTATCGGCATCGCGAAGGCCGAAGAACTGGTCATCACGGAATCCGGCGTGGAGAACTGGAACGAGAGCGCCCCACACCTCCACCTCCTCCAGCGAGTCCGCGACGAATCCCACCGCTTTGCAGTACAGTACCACCAGAGCATCCGCGACGATGTGAAGACGGCGCTGGACGAGGTCTCTGGGGTGGGAGCGGAAACGAGAAAACGACTCCTGCGGCGGTTTGGCTCCGTCGACGCGGTCCGCGAGGCCAGCGAGGATGACCTGCAGGATGTTTCGGGCGTGGGCGAGAAGACGGCCGAACGGATCTTGCGACGGCTCTGA
- a CDS encoding Abortive infection protein (PFAM: Abortive infection protein~KEGG: hbo:Hbor_02310 CAAX amino terminal protease family), producing the protein MSPRFPTPETLERRRIAVFLAVAFGVSWATALAIYLTGGLGDSLELAPGITLATVLLPTAYMFGPAIGNVAARLTTGEGWANLMLRPNPRSALRAYAAAWFVPAGLVVLGAALYFVVFPGQFDPTMAAFHEQVGGAGDPWVLAIVQVVLAMTIAPLLNALVAFGEEFGWRAYLLPKLAPLGATRAVVLSGVVWGAWHWPILAMGYNYGFGYPGFPWTGMLAFLPFTVGTGTFLAWLTVREGSVWVASVGHGAINAIAAISLLFLAGQPNSLLGPTPVGLLAVLPWLVLAAWLLRDRSWFPGEAA; encoded by the coding sequence ATGTCACCTCGGTTCCCGACCCCGGAGACGCTCGAACGCCGCCGTATTGCTGTCTTTCTCGCGGTCGCTTTCGGCGTTTCCTGGGCGACAGCACTCGCGATTTATCTGACTGGCGGGCTCGGGGACAGCCTCGAACTCGCGCCCGGCATCACGCTGGCAACGGTGCTCCTGCCGACTGCGTACATGTTCGGGCCAGCCATCGGCAACGTCGCTGCGCGCCTCACCACCGGTGAGGGGTGGGCGAACCTCATGCTCCGCCCGAACCCACGGTCGGCGCTACGAGCCTACGCCGCAGCGTGGTTCGTGCCGGCGGGGCTGGTCGTCCTCGGCGCTGCACTCTACTTCGTCGTCTTCCCGGGTCAGTTCGACCCGACGATGGCCGCGTTCCACGAGCAGGTCGGTGGCGCCGGCGACCCGTGGGTGCTCGCGATTGTGCAGGTGGTGTTGGCGATGACTATCGCGCCGCTCCTGAACGCGTTGGTGGCGTTCGGCGAGGAGTTCGGCTGGCGGGCGTATCTCCTACCGAAACTGGCCCCGTTGGGAGCCACGCGAGCGGTGGTCCTCTCGGGGGTCGTCTGGGGGGCCTGGCACTGGCCCATCCTTGCGATGGGGTACAACTACGGCTTCGGCTACCCGGGCTTCCCGTGGACCGGGATGCTCGCGTTCCTCCCGTTCACCGTCGGCACCGGGACGTTCCTCGCGTGGCTGACCGTCCGGGAGGGAAGCGTCTGGGTCGCCAGCGTGGGCCATGGCGCCATCAACGCCATCGCCGCCATCTCGCTGCTGTTTCTCGCGGGACAGCCCAACAGTCTGCTCGGACCAACACCGGTCGGTCTGCTCGCAGTACTCCCGTGGCTGGTGCTCGCGGCGTGGCTGCTGCGCGACCGCTCGTGGTTCCCTGGCGAGGCCGCGTAA
- a CDS encoding L-lactate dehydrogenase (KEGG: hbo:Hbor_02300 malate dehydrogenase (NAD)~PFAM: Lactate/malate dehydrogenase), producing MTKVSVIGAAGTVGAAAGYNLALRDVVDDLVFVDIPDQEDTTIGQAADVNHGIAYDANTRVRQGGYEDTAGSDVVIITAGIPRKPGQTRLDLAGDNAPIMADIGSSLAEYNDDFVSITTSNPVDLLNRHLYEAGDRDRHKVIGFGGRLDSARFRYVLSERFDTEVGNVEATILGEHGDTQVPAFSKVRVDGRDPTFSGPEREEILEDLQQSAMDVIERKGATQWGPATGVAHMAEAIINDTGEVLPGSLVLDGEYGYEDTAFGVPVKLGSDGVEEIVDWELTAYESDLMDEAAEKLSDQYEKIS from the coding sequence ATGACGAAAGTCAGCGTCATCGGTGCGGCCGGCACAGTCGGCGCCGCGGCGGGCTACAATCTCGCCCTCCGGGACGTGGTCGACGATCTCGTCTTCGTCGACATCCCCGACCAGGAGGACACCACCATCGGCCAGGCCGCCGACGTGAATCACGGCATCGCCTACGACGCCAACACCCGCGTTCGGCAGGGCGGCTACGAGGACACTGCCGGCTCGGACGTGGTCATCATCACGGCGGGGATTCCGCGCAAGCCCGGCCAGACCCGTCTCGACCTCGCGGGCGATAACGCGCCCATCATGGCCGATATCGGCTCGTCGCTGGCCGAGTACAACGACGACTTCGTCTCCATCACGACCTCGAACCCGGTGGACCTGCTGAACCGGCACCTCTACGAAGCGGGTGACCGCGACCGCCACAAAGTCATCGGCTTCGGCGGCCGACTGGACTCCGCACGCTTTCGCTACGTGCTCTCCGAGCGCTTCGACACCGAGGTTGGCAACGTCGAGGCGACGATCCTCGGCGAACATGGCGACACGCAGGTCCCGGCCTTCTCGAAGGTACGTGTGGATGGTCGCGACCCGACGTTCTCCGGTCCCGAGCGCGAGGAGATTCTCGAGGACCTCCAGCAGTCCGCGATGGACGTTATCGAGCGTAAGGGCGCGACCCAGTGGGGGCCGGCGACGGGCGTCGCCCACATGGCCGAGGCGATCATCAACGACACCGGCGAGGTGCTCCCGGGCAGCCTCGTCCTGGACGGCGAGTACGGCTACGAGGACACCGCCTTCGGCGTCCCGGTCAAACTCGGCTCGGACGGCGTCGAAGAGATCGTCGACTGGGAGCTGACTGCGTACGAGTCGGACCTGATGGACGAAGCCGCGGAGAAGCTCTCCGACCAGTACGAGAAGATCTCGTAA
- a CDS encoding hypothetical protein (KEGG: hwa:HQ3584A hypothetical protein), with amino-acid sequence MSSKSAIENEVSGIEAVERQEIDEDGFEVIDEAAERMRNQRPTVEMEIQAKVDTNHPDAKRYGLTLEAEERMQAREWEIERTSIRFDRRQTSAQEVRNWTAIPQIVLANEGI; translated from the coding sequence ATGAGTAGTAAGAGCGCAATCGAAAATGAAGTTTCAGGTATAGAGGCGGTTGAACGACAGGAAATCGACGAAGATGGCTTCGAAGTCATCGACGAGGCGGCTGAGCGAATGCGGAACCAGCGGCCCACGGTGGAGATGGAGATTCAGGCGAAGGTGGACACCAACCACCCAGATGCGAAGCGATACGGGCTGACGCTCGAAGCCGAAGAGCGGATGCAGGCGCGAGAGTGGGAGATCGAGCGAACGTCGATACGGTTTGATCGGCGACAGACCTCAGCCCAAGAGGTGCGTAACTGGACAGCCATCCCTCAAATCGTGTTAGCGAATGAGGGTATCTGA
- a CDS encoding hypothetical protein (KEGG: hwa:HQ2122A hypothetical protein), with product MTGVAELERGDIIWASDPLSDKGRPMLILGTPSFENHGIQLITTLLSTKTYHEESLVLRNEDYDGDTLGKRSYALPWSLLTLNSGKEVELRMTSLGEGRTDEIAAQSIGYLSP from the coding sequence GTGACCGGCGTCGCGGAGTTGGAACGCGGTGACATCATTTGGGCTTCCGATCCACTTTCGGATAAAGGGCGGCCGATGCTGATTCTTGGAACTCCTTCCTTCGAGAATCATGGGATTCAGCTCATCACGACCCTGCTCTCAACAAAAACCTACCACGAGGAATCACTTGTACTTCGGAACGAGGATTACGACGGTGATACGCTCGGCAAGCGAAGCTACGCGCTTCCATGGTCGCTACTCACCCTCAACAGCGGTAAAGAAGTCGAACTCCGAATGACCTCTCTTGGGGAGGGACGGACTGATGAAATAGCCGCCCAATCGATTGGCTATCTCTCTCCCTGA
- a CDS encoding hypothetical protein (KEGG: hwa:HQ2121A hypothetical protein), which yields MSSGTIDIEEFESAGGGEFEQRNDTERIVLFLDRNNDRAWKAATIAEDLSLDTDTVSSILSRLKERNLVRHKRPYWAITDDEERLRDVYQLHHQQQNADERYGEENLDELETDEMEPVE from the coding sequence ATGTCAAGCGGTACTATCGATATCGAGGAGTTCGAAAGCGCTGGAGGCGGCGAGTTCGAGCAGCGCAACGATACCGAACGCATCGTGCTATTTCTCGACCGGAACAACGACCGCGCATGGAAGGCAGCGACCATCGCTGAAGACCTCAGCCTCGATACGGATACGGTAAGCTCAATTCTATCCCGACTAAAGGAGCGTAATCTCGTCCGACATAAGCGTCCGTACTGGGCGATTACTGACGACGAGGAACGTCTTCGGGACGTATATCAACTCCATCACCAGCAGCAGAATGCGGACGAGCGATACGGTGAGGAGAATCTCGACGAACTCGAAACCGACGAGATGGAGCCGGTAGAGTGA
- a CDS encoding hypothetical protein (manually curated~KEGG: npu:Npun_R6449 transposase) encodes MPRTQEYVVDLSADERAELNALLASGTHKTRVLTRARCLLHADDGLTDDEVSQAVGCHPTTVGRYRKRYTEDGLAAITRRKADRIYERKLDGREEAHLIALACSDPPEGRSRWSLHLLADHFVGLTEIDVESISHETVRQILKKTQLHPHRSKSWVIKPENSAAFVCKMEAVLDLYHEPFDPLRPVVCFDESNKELHQEVRDPLPARPGAVARYDYTYERNGTRNLFVMSEPLTGWRHIEVTQRRRKQEFVQQMQSLVDDHYPDAECIRVVMDNLNTHQRYAFYEFLPPEEARRLLSKLEFHFTPEHGSWLNMAEIEFSALWTECLDRRIPDAATLRSEVAAWERSRNEDKSPIDWQFTTDDARIKLRQLYPVNHD; translated from the exons ATGCCACGAACTCAGGAATATGTTGTCGATCTGTCCGCTGATGAACGAGCTGAACTGAACGCCTTGCTTGCCTCTGGGACGCACAAGACTCGCGTTCTCACACGCGCACGTTGTCTCTTGCACGCTGATGACGGCTTGACTGATGATGAAGTCAGTCAAGCCGTCGGCTGTCACCCCACTACCGTCGGTCGGTACCGCAAACGCTACACTGAGGACGGCCTCGCGGCGATTACTCGCCGCAAGGCCGACCGCATCTATGAACGCAAACTCGACGGACGTGAGGAGGCTCACCTCATCGCACTTGCTTGCAGTGATCCACCGGAAGGACGCTCTCGCTGGTCACTTCATCTCTTAGCCGATCACTTCGTCGGACTGACCGAGATCGACGTTGAGTCGATCTCTCATGAGACGGTGCGACAGATTCTAAAAAAA ACACAACTGCACCCTCACCGATCAAAATCATGGGTGATCAAACCCGAAAACAGCGCTGCGTTCGTTTGCAAAATGGAAGCTGTTCTCGATCTCTACCACGAACCATTCGACCCACTTCGTCCAGTTGTCTGTTTTGACGAGTCCAACAAGGAACTCCATCAAGAGGTTCGCGACCCGCTCCCGGCGCGACCGGGAGCGGTCGCTCGGTATGACTACACCTACGAACGGAATGGCACGCGCAATCTCTTTGTGATGAGCGAGCCGCTGACCGGCTGGCGACACATCGAGGTAACACAGCGGCGACGCAAACAAGAGTTCGTCCAGCAGATGCAATCGCTCGTGGATGATCACTACCCGGATGCGGAGTGCATCCGGGTAGTGATGGACAATCTCAATACACACCAACGGTACGCCTTCTACGAGTTTCTCCCACCCGAAGAAGCGCGTCGGTTGCTCAGCAAACTCGAATTTCACTTCACCCCAGAACACGGCAGTTGGCTGAACATGGCCGAGATCGAATTTAGCGCATTGTGGACAGAGTGTCTTGACAGACGAATCCCAGACGCAGCGACACTCCGCTCGGAGGTCGCTGCGTGGGAACGCTCACGAAACGAGGACAAATCACCAATCGACTGGCAGTTCACCACCGACGATGCTCGCATCAAACTCCGCCAGCTATATCCAGTAAATCACGATTGA
- a CDS encoding helicase c2 (SMART: Helicase, ATP-dependent, c2 type; Helicase-like, DEXD box c2 type; DEAD-like helicase, N-terminal~KEGG: hbo:Hbor_18810 DNA helicase, rad3) has product MPKLAAPKSTVVSWRDIFGHPEPYPEQRDGIEAAIEAADDGGFLALEGACGTGKTMLALAAGLDRVRDPDTPFERVFVLTSVKQQLRQFEGDLRTINENLPEAHEPISALTLVGKADVCPYARENRGGIDTKNVYDRCEGLRERTRNLVGDGGPTTAAALADDARSQQVGVADSGRAGAEYLETAGEPTPYRPDTEEYGSASSSTEYCPFYAQYLADLPEDGDPAEAVPFDFTDTGLIDTEELVRLSAGHGSCPHSIMGALLSHMEVVIGNYYHAFDPTTAGQFTGALVDDSTLLICDEAHMLEPRVRDLVSDSVGDRTLRDAVSELTRVIQAVEFDSTPESAKGQRPSGQQTDAELVRGELNDADVNLDELQNVRNFCESLREELDRRVKAHLDTERPGWRAELNDLDDYELPLRDPEEPAPDEITEWAEEEGFGDSVWARAEVVGSVVAHILNSVESEDKQRSVEPVGRVLNSWYRHDHTNYFREIELSRTWDESERPDSWQRAYNARLSLHNCVPSEAIGDRLASFGAGVLMSATLEPLDVFREVTGLNHLEDEGRPVTTRSYGLGFPEENRASFAVDVPKFTYQNRGAPSEENDCRRMHADAAATVARSPGNVLVGMPSYGEAEWMASELEARLEKPVLLDSSSADDVTEELKAAFFRGDPKVLVTSIRGTLTEGVDYEGDRLAAAVACGVPLINTASPRTRAVRTAYDREFGDGFETALTVPAVRKARQAIGRVIRGPEEVGVRAFVDARYARESWNSVRQYLPEYEREEFQPVSPDMLGFGVERFWERHGE; this is encoded by the coding sequence ATGCCTAAACTCGCCGCGCCGAAGTCAACGGTAGTGAGTTGGCGCGACATCTTCGGCCATCCGGAGCCCTACCCCGAGCAGCGCGACGGCATCGAGGCCGCTATCGAAGCGGCTGACGACGGCGGGTTCCTCGCGCTCGAAGGAGCCTGCGGCACGGGGAAGACGATGCTCGCGCTCGCTGCCGGGTTGGACCGCGTTCGGGACCCGGACACGCCGTTCGAACGCGTGTTCGTGCTGACGAGCGTCAAACAGCAACTCCGCCAGTTCGAGGGCGATTTGCGGACCATCAACGAGAACCTCCCCGAAGCGCATGAGCCAATCTCTGCGCTCACGCTGGTCGGAAAGGCAGACGTGTGCCCGTACGCGCGCGAGAACCGCGGCGGCATCGACACGAAGAACGTCTACGACCGGTGTGAGGGGCTCCGCGAACGGACACGGAATCTCGTCGGTGACGGGGGCCCCACGACGGCCGCTGCGTTGGCCGACGATGCTCGCAGTCAGCAGGTCGGAGTCGCTGACTCGGGCCGCGCTGGCGCTGAGTATCTCGAAACGGCCGGCGAGCCAACCCCCTACCGTCCAGACACCGAGGAGTACGGAAGCGCCAGCAGTTCGACGGAGTACTGCCCGTTCTACGCACAGTATCTCGCGGACCTCCCAGAAGACGGTGACCCGGCGGAAGCGGTCCCGTTCGACTTCACCGATACAGGGCTCATCGACACCGAGGAGTTGGTACGACTCTCCGCAGGCCACGGGAGTTGCCCCCACTCAATCATGGGGGCGTTGCTCAGCCACATGGAGGTCGTCATCGGCAACTACTACCACGCGTTTGACCCGACGACGGCAGGCCAGTTCACGGGGGCCTTGGTTGACGACTCCACGTTACTCATCTGCGACGAGGCGCACATGCTCGAACCGCGCGTCCGCGACCTCGTGAGTGACAGTGTGGGTGACAGGACACTTCGAGACGCGGTCTCGGAACTGACGCGGGTGATTCAGGCCGTGGAGTTCGACAGTACACCCGAGAGCGCGAAAGGCCAGCGACCGAGCGGTCAGCAGACCGACGCTGAACTCGTCCGCGGCGAACTCAACGATGCCGACGTGAATCTGGACGAACTGCAGAATGTGCGGAATTTCTGCGAATCCTTGCGGGAAGAGCTGGACCGGCGGGTGAAAGCCCACCTCGACACAGAGCGCCCGGGATGGCGGGCGGAATTGAACGACCTGGATGACTACGAACTCCCGCTTCGGGACCCGGAAGAGCCCGCCCCGGACGAGATTACCGAGTGGGCCGAAGAGGAAGGGTTCGGCGACAGCGTTTGGGCGCGAGCCGAAGTGGTGGGCAGCGTCGTCGCACACATCCTGAACAGCGTCGAATCGGAGGACAAACAGCGCTCGGTCGAACCCGTCGGCCGCGTGCTGAACTCGTGGTACCGCCACGACCACACCAACTACTTCCGCGAAATCGAACTCAGCCGTACCTGGGACGAGAGCGAGCGCCCCGACAGCTGGCAGCGGGCCTACAACGCGCGGCTCTCGCTGCACAACTGCGTCCCGAGCGAGGCAATCGGCGACCGACTCGCATCGTTCGGTGCGGGTGTCCTGATGTCGGCGACACTCGAGCCGCTGGACGTGTTCCGCGAGGTGACCGGGCTGAATCACCTCGAAGACGAGGGCCGGCCAGTCACCACACGGAGCTACGGGTTGGGGTTCCCCGAAGAGAACCGAGCATCGTTCGCCGTCGACGTCCCGAAGTTCACCTACCAGAATCGCGGGGCACCCAGTGAAGAGAACGACTGCCGGCGCATGCACGCCGATGCGGCGGCGACGGTGGCGAGATCGCCGGGCAACGTCCTCGTCGGGATGCCCAGCTACGGCGAGGCCGAGTGGATGGCCAGCGAACTCGAAGCGCGCCTCGAGAAGCCCGTGTTGCTCGATAGTTCATCCGCCGACGACGTGACCGAGGAACTGAAAGCGGCGTTCTTCCGCGGGGATCCAAAGGTACTGGTGACCAGCATCCGCGGGACGCTCACAGAGGGGGTCGACTACGAAGGGGACCGGCTCGCAGCAGCCGTCGCTTGCGGGGTTCCGCTCATCAACACGGCGTCGCCACGCACTCGAGCGGTGCGAACCGCCTACGACCGGGAGTTTGGCGACGGGTTTGAGACTGCCCTAACGGTGCCCGCGGTCCGTAAGGCCAGGCAGGCTATCGGGCGCGTTATTCGGGGTCCGGAGGAGGTCGGCGTCCGCGCGTTCGTCGACGCCCGCTACGCGCGAGAATCCTGGAACTCAGTCCGGCAGTACCTCCCAGAGTACGAACGGGAGGAGTTCCAACCCGTCTCACCGGACATGCTCGGCTTCGGCGTCGAGCGGTTTTGGGAGCGCCACGGCGAGTGA
- a CDS encoding Acylaminoacyl-peptidase (KEGG: hmu:Hmuk_0148 peptidase S9 prolyl oligopeptidase active site domain protein): protein MKDDDFLERLASLPSFQHAVASPEGDRVALYYDVTGRNELHVLDVESGDLRQISDGEVPRNARWHLKWSADGDSVYFHDDEGGNEQNDIYAISVRGDTAGAVEQLTGLDGQTVLSDVGKDGETLLLGSNRDGQMNLFSFDLESEDVTKLTDYERAAGGGGFSPSVDRVAFTTNESDDYNNQDLYVAEADGSNPRNLEIGDTGAEASFSDWGPEGNRLLVSDNTENFSRCGIYDLGTDEVEWFGDLTAEESPVAFDDDGEGFYALRTRDAAVMPLYYDIETSQATELDVPEGVAAFSGAGSPLLTGGRVLVRHTTPSGRPDLLAHDPESGETETLLAAAYGDLDPDRFRDAEYFTFESHDDLEIGALLYDSGERPSPLVVNPHGGPRAADYRAFGMYTQFLLSRGYSVLQVNYRGSTGRGREFIERLYDDWGGGEQEDIAEAVRQVTAKDWVDKDRVVVFGGSYGGYSAYWQMVDHPELYAGGIAWIGVTDLEDMHENTMPHYRTELMEKYLGTPEENPQLYGERSPVTHVENLAAPLLMIHGVNDRRVPVSQARIFRDALEEAGYEEGENADYEYVELGEEGHASSDIDQKIRMLRTLDDFLQRRLPKATTTPAAE from the coding sequence ATGAAGGATGATGATTTCCTCGAACGACTCGCGAGCCTCCCGAGCTTTCAGCACGCCGTCGCCTCTCCGGAGGGCGACCGGGTGGCACTCTACTACGACGTGACCGGTCGTAACGAACTCCACGTTCTCGACGTCGAGAGCGGCGACCTGCGTCAAATAAGCGACGGCGAAGTCCCACGGAACGCCCGTTGGCACCTCAAGTGGAGCGCTGACGGTGACTCGGTCTACTTCCACGACGACGAGGGTGGCAACGAGCAGAACGACATCTACGCGATCTCGGTGCGTGGGGACACTGCGGGCGCGGTCGAGCAGCTCACTGGGCTAGACGGCCAAACGGTGCTGAGCGACGTTGGCAAAGATGGCGAGACCCTCCTGCTCGGCTCGAACCGTGACGGCCAGATGAACCTCTTCAGCTTCGACCTCGAGAGCGAGGACGTAACGAAGCTGACTGACTACGAGCGCGCGGCCGGGGGCGGCGGGTTCTCTCCGTCCGTCGACCGAGTGGCCTTCACCACAAACGAATCGGACGACTACAACAATCAGGACCTCTACGTCGCGGAGGCGGACGGGTCGAACCCGCGCAACCTCGAAATCGGGGACACCGGCGCGGAAGCAAGCTTCTCAGACTGGGGGCCGGAGGGCAACCGCCTGCTCGTCTCGGACAACACCGAGAACTTCTCGCGATGCGGGATTTACGACCTCGGGACAGACGAAGTGGAGTGGTTCGGTGACCTGACCGCCGAGGAGAGCCCGGTCGCCTTCGACGACGACGGGGAGGGGTTCTACGCGCTGCGGACCCGCGACGCTGCGGTGATGCCGCTCTACTACGACATCGAGACGAGCCAAGCGACCGAACTCGACGTGCCCGAGGGCGTCGCCGCCTTCTCGGGTGCCGGCTCACCCCTACTCACGGGTGGACGGGTGCTCGTCCGCCACACCACGCCCAGCGGTCGACCCGACCTGCTGGCACACGATCCGGAATCGGGTGAGACGGAGACCCTGCTCGCCGCGGCGTACGGTGACCTCGACCCTGACCGGTTCCGCGACGCGGAGTACTTCACCTTCGAGAGCCACGACGACCTCGAGATTGGCGCGCTGCTCTATGACTCCGGCGAGCGACCGTCACCGCTCGTCGTCAACCCTCACGGCGGCCCGCGCGCCGCCGACTACCGAGCCTTCGGGATGTACACGCAGTTCCTCCTCTCTCGGGGCTACTCGGTGCTGCAAGTGAACTACCGCGGCTCCACCGGTCGGGGCCGAGAGTTCATCGAGCGCCTCTACGACGATTGGGGCGGCGGCGAGCAGGAGGACATCGCGGAAGCAGTCCGCCAGGTCACCGCAAAGGACTGGGTCGACAAGGACCGCGTTGTGGTGTTCGGGGGCTCCTACGGGGGGTACTCGGCCTACTGGCAGATGGTCGACCATCCCGAACTCTACGCCGGCGGTATCGCCTGGATTGGCGTCACGGATCTGGAGGACATGCACGAGAACACCATGCCTCACTACCGGACCGAGCTCATGGAGAAGTATCTCGGGACGCCCGAGGAGAACCCACAGCTCTACGGCGAGCGCTCGCCAGTCACGCACGTCGAGAACCTCGCAGCCCCGCTGCTGATGATCCACGGTGTCAACGACCGCCGGGTCCCCGTCTCACAGGCCCGCATCTTCCGGGACGCGCTAGAAGAGGCCGGCTACGAGGAGGGTGAGAACGCGGATTACGAGTACGTCGAACTCGGGGAGGAGGGCCACGCATCGTCGGATATCGACCAGAAGATTCGGATGCTGCGCACGCTGGATGACTTCCTCCAGCGTCGCCTCCCGAAGGCGACGACGACGCCGGCAGCTGAGTAG